In the Arachis ipaensis cultivar K30076 chromosome B10, Araip1.1, whole genome shotgun sequence genome, one interval contains:
- the LOC107622741 gene encoding uncharacterized protein At5g39570, whose product MSYLSGRRRSGDDTVDDWDEYDPTPYGGGYDISLTYGRPFPPSDETCYPISGSSEAFDYDRPQYSSNSEPSAYGDEAQATEYSSYARPKPRPAPAGGASGYTGGSGYDRPSPDYGRRPDNEDSGSGYGSGYGRKPASEYGSGYGGNKQESEYGSGYGRKQESEYGSGYGRKQESEYGSGYGGNKEESEYGSGYGRKQESGYGSGYGGNKEESEYGSGYGRKQESEYGSGYGGNRQESEYGSGYGRKQESEYGSSYGGRKEESEYGSGYGRKQESEYGSGYGGRKEESEYGSGYGGRKEESQYSSGYGGSKQESEYGSGYGGRKQESEYGSGYGGGRKQESEYGSSEYGSGYDVSRKQESEYGSGYGGGRRQESKYGRKNEEENVSYGTSEYEEKPSYGYGRSEEEGYRKPSYGGEEGEESFGRKKYGDDSDDDDDEKKKHRNRHHHRYGDD is encoded by the exons ATGTCGTACCTCAGTGGAAGAAGACGCAGCGGCGACGACACCGTCGACGACTGGGACGAGTACGATCCCACCCCTTACGGCGGCGGCTACGACATCAGCCTCACCTATGGCCGTCCCTTCCCTCCCTCCGATGAGACCTGCTACCCAATCTCCGGTTCCTCCGAGGCCTTCGACTACGATCGCCCTCAATACTCCTCTAACTCCGAACCCTCCGCTTACGGTGACGAGGCCCAAGCCACCGAGTACAGCAGCTATGCCCGCCCTAAGCCCCGTCCTGCCCCCGCCGGCGGAGCCTCTGGATACACCGGAGGATCGGGTTATGATCGGCCATCTCCAGACTACGGCAGAAGACCCGACAATGAGGATTCCGGGTCAGGATACGGATCCGGTTATGGTAGGAAGCCAGCATCTGAATACGGATCTGGATATGGTGGTAACAAGCAAGAGTCTGAATATGGATCCGGCTATGGTAGGAAGCAAGAGTCTGAATATGGATCCGGTTATGGTAGGAAGCAAGAATCTGAATATGGTTCTGGCTATGGTGGTAACAAGGAAGAGTCAGAATATGGATCCGGTTATGGCAGGAAGCAAGAATCTGGATATGGTTCTGGCTATGGTGGTAACAAAGAAGAGTCTGAATATGGTTCCGGCTATGGTAGGAAGCAGGAATCTGAATATGGATCTGGCTATGGTGGTAACAGACAAGAGTCTGAATATGGATCTGGTTATGGTAGGAAGCAAGAGTCCGAATATGGATCCAGCTATGGTGGTAGGAAGGAAGAGTCTGAGTATGGATCAGGTTATGGTAGGAAGCAAGAATCTGAATACGGATCAGGTTATGGTGGTAGAAAGGAGGAATCAGAATATGGTTCTGGTTATGGTGGTAGGAAGGAAGAGTCACAATACAGCTCTGGTTATGGTGGTAGCAAGCAGGAGTCGGAATATGGTTCTGGCTATGGTGGTAGGAAGCAGGAGTCTGAGTATGGATCGGGATATGGTGGTGGTAGGAAGCAGGAATCTGAGTATGGATCCTCCGAGTATGGATCCGGGTATGATGTCAGCCGGAAACAGGAATCTGAATATGGATCCGGGTACGGTGGTGGACGGAGACAGGAATCTAAATATGGGAGGAAGAATGAGGAGGAGAATGTCAGTTATGGGACGAGTGAGTACGAGGAGAAGCCAAGCTATGGTTATGGCCGCTCTGAGGAAGAGGGGTACCGTAAGCCCAGCTATGGCGGCGAAGAGGGCGAAGAGAGCTTTGGACGCAAGAAATAT GGAGAtgactctgatgatgatgatgatgagaagaagaagCATCGCAACAGGCATCATCATCGCTATGGTGATGATTAA